The region GGATAGAGCCACCAGCCCCATAGAGAACTTAGGATAGAACCACCAGCCTCATAGAGAACTTAGGATGGAGCCACCAGCCCCATAGAGAACTTAGGATGGAGCCACCAGCCCCATAGAGGAGCTAGGATGGAGCCACCAGCCCCATAGAGAACTCAGGATGGAGCCACCAACCCCATAGAGAACTTAGGATAGAGTCACCAGCCCCATAGAGAACTTAGGATGGAGCCACCAACCCCACAGAGGAGCCGGGCtggagcccccagccccacagcaggtTGTGGGGGGGTTCCGGGGGTGTCACCTGCAGGACGGCGTTGGCGTAGTCATTGGCCTTGATGTTGTTGAGCCCCACGATGCCGGGCAGGTAGGTGGTGCCGTCGTAGGCCCGGGAGAGCTTGGCCTGTTTGTCCAGGTTGGAGATCTGCTGCGCGGTGAACGTGGGCTTCAGCACGTACTACGGGGGAAACGGGAGTCAGGAACGGAGGGGATACGGCGCTGAGCCCCCGCTGTGCCCCCCCCGGGCCCTGGCACCGTGATGTCCTCCAGGGACGAGTCCAGGATCTCGTAGTTGTCGGGCAGGCAGTAGAACTTGAGCGTGTGCAGGTTGAGGAACACGTGGTGGCTCAGCTGCACGCTGTGGATGTAGGCGTGAGAGCGCAGCCCCCGGCCTGCGGGGGGGGACACCGGCATCaggacatgggggggggggtcaccccggctgtcccctctgcagccccttgggatacccccatgtcccccctgGGGAGCACCCCAGCCCATGGGTGTCCCTCGTGTCCCCCCTacccctgtgccccccccattccccatgtccccccttcccagtgccccccccATTCCCCGTGCCCCCCCCCATTCCCGGTCCCTCCCCATCCCCGTGCTCCTCCCATTCTTTGCCCCCCCCTTCCGGTGGGCCCCCCCTTCTGGTGCCCCCCCATTTcctttgcccccccccccccacttccgATGCGCCATTTctttttgcccccccccccaattccttgcccccccaccccttttccccccccattcccggtgccccccccatTCCCGGCGCCCCCCGCTCACCCTGGAAGTACTTCCCGCACACGAGGCACGCGTACACGTTGATGTGGGACAGGGAGATGGAGCAGAGCTTCTCGAAGTCGAAGTCCAGGACGCTCCTGCGGGGGGGGCAGAGCTCAggggggggcacacacacacacccaccccccggggggggacaccccaaaccccccccgcTCACTTATTGATGGTGTCCAGGTACGGGCAGTGGCGGCTGCGCTGGTCCTCGGGGTCGAAGCGGCCATAGCGCACTGCGGGGGCATTAACGGGGGGTATTAAGGGGGGGGGTATTAAGGGGGGGCATTAACGGGAGAGGATAAGGGGGCCCCGctcccagccccgctccgcACCGGTGGGCTCCGGCTCCGGGTCGGAGTCCCCCTCGGGCTCCCGCTCCCGCTTGCCCCGCGCGGCGGCGCCGCCGGGCCCCGGTTCCCGCTTGAGCCGGGCGGGATCCAGCGCGGGGagccccagccccggctccgccgcctcccgccgggCGCGCTCCCGCTCCGCCtcccgccgggcccggccccgctccaCGTCCGCGTCCCGGCGGCTGCGGGAGGAGCCCCGCGATGAGGACCCGGACCCGGACCCGGACCCGGCGCCGGGGCCCCGCGGCGCCCGCTCCCGCTTCCCTCGGCTCGacatggcggcggcggcaccaCCGCGACCGCGCATGCGCCACCGGCCGCCGGCCGCGCCCCGTTACCGGACGGGCTCTTAAAGGGGCCGCGCCccgcccgcgccgcgccgggaCCCGGCGGCGATGGAGGCGGCCGCGGGTTGGCGCTACCGGCCGGGCGGGCGTCTCGACATGAGCCACGGCTTCGTGCGGCACATCCGCCGCAACCAGCTCGCCAGGTACCGGCACCGGCGGGGCCTGAACCGGCACCGGGGCACACCCCGCCCCTCCCCGCGGTAACGCTccggttcccccccccccccccgccccgttaTGGGTGTTGCGATATGGTGTGGGTCGCGATAGGGACGCGTACGAGAGAGCGCTGCGGCAGGCGCGGGGCCGCGCCCGGCTCCCCGTgacccccccccggccccgccggcccGACCAGCCCGTGTACAGGCCCCGGCGGCGCGGTGAGACCGGCtgtggggcacccatggggcgatggggctgggggcagccaTGGCGGGATGGGGCaatggggcacccatggggtgATAGAGATGGGGGGCACCAATGGGTgcaatggggatggggggcagccatggggggatggggacggggggggcacccatggggtgATGGGATGGTGGGGTACCCATAGgggcagtggggatggggggcacccatggggtgATAGAGATGGGGGGGCAGCAATGGGTgcaatggggatggggggcacccatggggtgatggggatggggatgggggagcacccatggggggagggggatggAGGGCACCAATGGGTGCaatgggggtgggggaggcacctatggggtgatggggatgggggggtaCCCATGGGGTGACGGGGCAATGGGGGGGGCACCTATGAGGTGATGAGGCaatggggcacccatgggtgcgaTGCCCCCCCTCGGCTGGGCGCTGAGGCCATGGGTGCCGCAGGGGGTCCCGGGGGTGACACCAGCCCAGGGCCCCCCCCCGACCCCCGCGGGCCGCGGCTCTTCTGCCTTGAGTACGAGGGGGACGACGGCAGCGTCACCAGTGTCATCGTGCACCAGGTGGGGCcctgagcacccatgggtgcggGGGGGCACTAGGGGGGCTcagggcacccatgggtgcagggTAGGGGGCGCTGTGTGCAGGGGGGGGCCACTGTCCCTGGGATGAAGTGGGGGTGCTGCTGAGGGGTACCCAGTGGGGGGGTGTCTGGGGGGCTGTGTGGGGCACAATGGGTGCATGATGGGTGCTAGGTCCCCGGGGGTGGGTGTCATGGGTctcagtgggtgctgtgggttATAGTAGGTGCTAAGGCGTGGTGTGGGTCATAATGGGTGCTGTGGCTCACAGTGAGTGCTATGAGGGTCggtgggtgctgtgggtcacagtgggtgctatggggctcAGTGAGTGCTGTGGGTCacagtgggtgctgtggggctcagTGAGTGCTGTGGGTCacagtgggtgctgtgggtcacagtgggtgctatggggctcagtgggtgctgtggggctcagTGAGTgctgtggggcgctgtgggtgctatggggcgctgtgggtcGCAGGGGGACAGCGCAGAGGACGTGACCCAGCGCGTCTGTGCCCGGAGCCCCCTGGAGCCCCCCCTGCGCCGGGCCCTGTGCCAGCGGGTGCAGGACGAGCTCAGGCAGCGCCGGGGCACCGGCTGACACCCCCCGGCCCCCCGTGGGGACACCAACCCCCCGCGGGGTCAATAAAGGTTCCATGAggctctgggtgctgtgggtc is a window of Strigops habroptila isolate Jane unplaced genomic scaffold, bStrHab1.2.pri NW_022045586.1_ctg1, whole genome shotgun sequence DNA encoding:
- the CUNH2orf68 gene encoding UPF0561 protein C2orf68 homolog, with product MEAAAGWRYRPGGRLDMSHGFVRHIRRNQLARDAYERALRQARGRARLPVTPPRPRRPDQPVYRPRRRGGPGGDTSPGPPPDPRGPRLFCLEYEGDDGSVTSVIVHQGDSAEDVTQRVCARSPLEPPLRRALCQRVQDELRQRRGTG
- the USP39 gene encoding U4/U6.U5 tri-snRNP-associated protein 2 translates to MRGRGGAAAAMSSRGKRERAPRGPGAGSGSGSGSSSRGSSRSRRDADVERGRARREAERERARREAAEPGLGLPALDPARLKREPGPGGAAARGKREREPEGDSDPEPEPTVRYGRFDPEDQRSRHCPYLDTINKSVLDFDFEKLCSISLSHINVYACLVCGKYFQGRGLRSHAYIHSVQLSHHVFLNLHTLKFYCLPDNYEILDSSLEDITYVLKPTFTAQQISNLDKQAKLSRAYDGTTYLPGIVGLNNIKANDYANAVLQALSNVPPLRNYFLEEENYR